Part of the Niallia alba genome is shown below.
CGAAGCGTATTTCGGCTGCGGGTTATAGCAACATACTTTACGAAAACAGTCATTGTTTAAAATTATGCTCGGATAATAGTTGGATGATTTCAGCCAAAAAAAGTAATTCTATTTTTAAACAAGTTGTAGTAAGATTTCATGTATGCCATGGAAATAGGGCAGGATTTTAAGAGAAAATGTCGAAAACAATACGAAACGAATAAAATTTATTCATGGAGATGGAGGAATAACGATGGAAGATATTCTTCGTCCTATATATCAAGAAAGAGCTAGCCAGACAAATACATTGGGCGTATTAATCATTGATAAAAAACAAAATGAAATGACCGTGACAGATACTTTTGATACAGTGATGCTTATTATTGTGAAAGAAGCAGAGCAACCTGTTTTTATAAAGCACTATACATATGCGGAAAAGAAAGCAGCATTACATATTGTCACAGAAAAACAATTAAGAAGCTGGATCTTATTAGGAAATAATAAAAGAATCTTTGAATGGATATACAATGGGAGAGTTGTTTTTGATCGTAATGAATTTATTTATGAACTCAAAAATGAATTAAAAGAATTTCCCATCAATGAAAGAAAACAAAAAATGGCGCTAGAATTCGCGAAGCTTATTAAACGATATATGGATGGGAAAGCGTTCTTTGAAAATAAACATTATTTGGACGCGTATAACGATATTGTTCATTCCTTACACCATTTAGCTCGTTTAGCTGTTATTGAAAATGGATTCCATCCAGAAGTAACGGTATGGAGCCAAGTAAAACAAATGGAGCCAGAAATCTATAAATTATATGTAGAGTTAGTTAATAGTGATGAGCCGATTGAAAAAAGGCTCGAGCTTTTATTCTTAGCAAGTGAATTTTTAATTCATTCGAGAATGAGAACAAGCACAAGCTATATTCTCGATATATTAAAAGAGAAGGAAGCTTGGACATTTAATGAGCTTTTAGAAAAAGAAGCGTTACTTATCTTTTCGGTTGATTTAGGAATGCTAATAGAATATTTGATTGATAAACATCTAATAGAAGTAGTGAATATCTCAACGAAAAGCCCAGGGGTTTATCACCGATGTTATCGAGTTTTAGAAAAAAAATAAAAAAGTTTTGGGAAAAGTGTTGACCATTATTGAAGAATAATGTTATATTAATATCCGTCGCTGAAACAACACAAAACGTTGAAGTAAACGACGGAAAAGATTTTTGGAAAAGCTATTGACATCGAATGTTGATAGATGGTATATTAGGAAAGTCGCTTCTTAAGTGGCTAACTAAATTGCTCTTTGAAAACTGAACAAACAAACGTCAACAATAATCGTTTTATAATGAATGTTATAAAACAAAAACAAGTAAACAAAAGCTAGAGTTTAGCAATGAGCTAATCAACTCTTTATTGGAGAGTTTGATCCTGGCTCAGGACGAACGCTGGCGGCGTGCCTAATACATGCAAGTCGAGCGGACTTTAAAAGCTTGCTTTTGAAGTTAGCGGCGGACGGGTGAGTAACACGTGGGCAACCTGCCTGTAAGACTGGGATAACTTCGGGAAACCGGAGCTAATACCGGATAATCCTTTTCCTCTCATGAGGAAAAGCTGAAAGACGGCATCTCGCTGTCACTTACAGATGGGCCCGCGGCGCATTAGCTAGTTGGTGAGGTAACGGCTCACCAAGGCAACGATGCGTAGCCGACCTGAGAGGGTGATCGGCCACACTGGGACTGAGACACGGCCCAGACTCCTACGGGAGGCAGCAGTAGGGAATCTTCCGCAATGGACGAAAGTCTGACGGAGCAACGCCGCGTGAGTGATGAAGGTTTTCGGATCGTAAAGCTCTGTTGTTAGGGAAGAACAAGTACAAGAGTAACTGCTTGTACCTTGACGGTACCTAACCAGAAAGCCACGGCTAACTACGTGCCAGCAGCCGCGGTAATACGTAGGTGGCAAGCGTTGTCCGGAATTATTGGGCGTAAAGCGCGCGCAGGCGGTCCTTTAAGTCTGATGTGAAAGCCCACGGCTCAACCGTGGAGGGTCATTGGAAACTGGGGGACTTGAGTGCAGAAGAGAAGAGTGGAATTCCACGTGTAGCGGTGAAATGCGTAGAGATGTGGAGGAACACCAGTGGCGAAGGCGACTCTTTGGTCTGTAACTGACGCTGAGGCGCGAAAGCGTGGGGAGCAAACAGGATTAGATACCCTGGTAGTCCACGCCGTAAACGATGAGTGCTAAGTGTTAGAGGGTTTCCGCCCTTTAGTGCTGCAGCAAACGCATTAAGCACTCCGCCTGGGGAGTACGGCCGCAAGGCTGAAACTCAAAGGAATTGACGGGGGCCCGCACAAGCGGTGGAGCATGTGGTTTAATTCGAAGCAACGCGAAGAACCTTACCAGGTCTTGACATCCTCTGACACTCCTAGAGATAGGACGTTCCCCTTCGGGGGACAGAGTGACAGGTGGTGCATGGTTGTCGTCAGCTCGTGTCGTGAGATGTTGGGTTAAGTCCCGCAACGAGCGCAACCCTTGATCTTAGTTGCCAGCATTAAGTTGGGCACTCTAAGGTGACTGCCGGTGACAAACCGGAGGAAGGTGGGGATGACGTCAAATCATCATGCCCCTTATGACCTGGGCTACACACGTGCTACAATGGATGGTACAAAGGGCAGCAAAACCGCGAGGTCGAGCAAATCCCATAAAACCATTCTCAGTTCGGATTGTAGGCTGCAACTCGCCTACATGAAGCTGGAATCGCTAGTAATCGCGGATCAGCATGCCGCGGTGAATACGTTCCCGGGCCTTGTACACACCGCCCGTCACACCACGAGAGTTTGTAACACCCGAAGTCGGTGGGGTAACCTTTTTGGAGCCAGCCGCCTAAGGTGGGATAGATGATTGGGGTGAAGTCGTAACAAGGTAGCCGTATCGGAAGGTGCGGCTGGATCACCTCCTTTCTAAGGAAAATGGAATTTACATTCCATCATAGATTGTTGACGATTTGTTGTTCAGTTTTGAGGGAGCAATTAATTCCTCAAAACAGTAAGAAGTTTGAGGGTAAAGAGAAACGAGTAGATCAAGGAAGCGCCTGAGTGAGCACCGGAGCGTACAACAGTACGTGAGGAGCAGAACGAAGAAGCTGACGAAGAGATGCGAAGTTTATCTTTAGCCGAAATTGTTCCTTGAAAACTAGATTATGAATAGTAAAAACAAGAAAGAAACCGAGTAATCGCCATCTTAGATTCTCTATGTTAGAGAATTATTTCTTTGAAAAGTAATCGTATTAAACGAATACCTATTCAAAGAATGGAGGGTAAAGAGAAACGAGCAGGTCAAGGAAGCGACGGAGCGAGCACCGGAGCGTACGACAGTACGTGAGGAGCAGAGTGAAGAAGCTGACGAAGAGATGTGAAGTTTATCTTTAGCCGACAACTAAGTTAAGTTAGAAAGGGCGCACGGTGGATGCCTTGGCACTAGGAGCCGATGAAGGACGGGATTAACACCGATATGCTTTGGGGAGCTGTAAGTAAGCTTTGATCCAGAGATTTCCGAATGGGGGAACCCTCTATCCGTAATGGGATAGAATCTTTACCTGAATACATAGGGTACTGAAGGCAGACCCGGGGAACTGAAACATCTAAGTACCCGGAGGAAGAGAAAGCAAACGCGATTCCCTGAGTAGCGGCGAGCGAAACGGGATTAGCCCAAACCAAGAGGCTTGCCTCTTGGGGTTGTAGGACACTCTATATGGAGTTACAAAGGAACGGGGTAGACGAATCGATCTGGAAAGGTCAGTCGTAGAAGGTAAAAACCCTGTAGTCGAAACTTCGTTCCCTCTTGAGTGTATCCTGAGTACGGCGGGACACGAGAAATCCCGTCGGAAGCAGGGAGGACCATCTCCCAAGGCTAAATACTCCCTAGTGACCGATAGTGAACCAGTACCGTGAGGGAAAGGTGAAAAGCACCCCGGAAGGGGAGTGAAATAGATCCTGAAACCGTGTGCCTACAAGTAGTTAGAGCCCTTTTATGGGTGATAGCGTGCCTTTTGTAGAATGAACCGGCGAGTTACGATTACATGCGAGGTTAAGTTGAAGAGACGGAGCCGCAGCGAAAGCGAGTCTGAATAGGGCGAAATAGTATGTGGTTGTAGACCCGAAACCAGGTGATCTACCCATGTCCAGGGTGAAGTCCAGGTAACACTGGATGGAGGCCCGAACCCACGCACGTTGAAAAGTGCGGGGATGAGGTGTGGGTAGCGGAGAAATTCCAATCGAACTTGGAGATAGCTGGTTCTCTCCGAAATAGCTTTAGGGCTAGCCTCAAGATTGAGAGTATTGGAGGTAGAGCACTGTTTGGACTAGGGGCCCCCATCGGGTTACCGAATTCAGACAAACTCCGAATGCCAAATACTTATTCTTGGGAGTCAGACTACGAGTGATAAGATCCGTGGTCAAGAGGGAAACAGCCCAGACCACCAGCTAAGGTCCCAAAGTATACGTTAAGTGGAAAAGGATGTGGAGTTGCTTAGACAACCAGGATGTTGGCTTAGAAGCAGCCACCATTTAAAGAGTGCGTAATAGCTCACTGGTCGAGTGACTCTGCGCCGAAAATGTACCGGGGCTAAACGTATCACCGAAGCTGTGGATTGACATCTATGATGTCAGTGGTAGGAGAGCGTTCTAAGGGCGTTGAAGCTAGACCGTAAGGACTGGTGGAGCGCTTAGAAGTGAGAATGCCGGTATGAGTAGCGAAAGATGAGTGAGAATCTCATCCACCGAATGCCTAAGGTTTCCTGAGGAAGGCTCGTCCGCTCAGGGTTAGTCGGGACCTAAGCCGAGGCTGAAAAGCGTAGGCGATGGACAACAGGTTGATATTCCTGTACCACCTTTAAATCATTTGAGCAATGGGGGGACGCAGGAGGATAGGGTAAGCGTGCTGTTGGATTAGCACGTCCAAGCAGTTAGGCCGGTAATGAGGCAAATCCCATTACCATATGGCGGAGCTGTGACGGCGAGGGAAATATAGTACCGAAGTTCCTGATTCCACACTGCCAAGAAAAGCCTCTAGCGAGATTTATGGTGCCCGTACCGCAAACCGACACAGGTAGGCGAGGAGAGAATCCTAAGGTGAGCGAGAGAACTCTCGTTAAGGAACTCGGCAAAATGACCCCGTAACTTCGGGAGAAGGGGTGCTCTTTTGGGTGTTAAAGCCCGAGAGAGCCGCAGTGAATAGGCCCAGGCGACTGTTTAGCAAAAACACAGGTCTCTGCGAAGCCGCAAGGCGAAGTATAGGGGCTGACACCTGCCCGGTGCTGGAAGGTTAAGAGGAGGGGTTAGCACGTGTAGTGCGAAGCTCTGAATTGAAGCCCCAGTAAACGGCGGCCGTAACTATAACGGTCCTAAGGTAGCGAAATTCCTTGTCGGGTAAGTTCCGACCCGCACGAAAGGTGTAACGATCTGGGCACTGTCTCAACGAGAGACTCGGTGAAATTATAGTACCTGTGAAGATGCAGGTTACCCGCGACAGGACGGAAAGACCCCGTGGAGCTTTACTGCAGCCTGATATTGAATTTTGGTACAGCTTGTACAGGATAGGTAGGAGCCTTGGAAGCCGGAGCGCCAGCTTCGGTGGAGGCATTGGTGGGATACT
Proteins encoded:
- a CDS encoding nucleotidyltransferase-like protein; translated protein: MEDILRPIYQERASQTNTLGVLIIDKKQNEMTVTDTFDTVMLIIVKEAEQPVFIKHYTYAEKKAALHIVTEKQLRSWILLGNNKRIFEWIYNGRVVFDRNEFIYELKNELKEFPINERKQKMALEFAKLIKRYMDGKAFFENKHYLDAYNDIVHSLHHLARLAVIENGFHPEVTVWSQVKQMEPEIYKLYVELVNSDEPIEKRLELLFLASEFLIHSRMRTSTSYILDILKEKEAWTFNELLEKEALLIFSVDLGMLIEYLIDKHLIEVVNISTKSPGVYHRCYRVLEKK